In Ostrinia nubilalis chromosome 10, ilOstNubi1.1, whole genome shotgun sequence, a single genomic region encodes these proteins:
- the LOC135075480 gene encoding histone deacetylase 4-like: MRSLEGGYDLPAVCDCAEACVRALLGERLPPPPLAELARAPHPAAQRALKATHAVHEHHWPTLKRYSSLIGISALEASPALVPGSAERDAADTAAAMATLSMTSMAQPRAEPMEQDDK; encoded by the exons ATGCGGTCGCTGGAGGGCGGCTACGACCTGCCGGCGGTGTGCGACTGCGCCGAGGCGTGCGTCCGGGCGCTGCTGGGCGAGcgcctgccgccgccgccgctggccgagctggcgcgcgcgccgcaccCGGCCGCCCAGCGCGCGCTCAAGGCCACGCACGCCGTGCACGAGCACCACTGGCCCACG CTGAAGCGCTACAGCTCGCTGATCGGCATCAGCGCGCTGGAGGCGTCGCCGGCGCTGGTGCCGGGCTCTGCGGAGCGCGACGCCGCCGACACGGCCGCGGCCATGGCCACGCTGTCCATGACGTCCATGGCGCAGCCGCGCGCCGAGCCCATGGAGCAGGACGACAAGTGA